The genome window AGTAACATTTATCGGTGCATAGATGCCATAGGAAACACCTTCCTGTCTAAATGTCGAAATATAGTAAGGGATACCAAACaagtaaattaaacaaatcaTACTCATCCAAAGACTTCAGATGGCACTGATCAACCTCCCAAATTGTTCCAAAGACCTGGGCTCCCTCCATGGGTACAATAGTCGCCGGCGCGCCATTCCAGGAATTATCTTTTCCGTCGTAATGAAAATCAAGTCGGTAATTCTacaatgaatgaatttaaGTAACTGCGATAAAGTGTATCTTTTTAAGAATAGTTACCTTTAGTTTGCCAACTCCAATTCGTTTGGCTGATGGATTCCGAATATGCATTCGGGCAGCCAACATATTGCTCCCATAACcgaaataaaagaatttattcATAACTATAGATAACctgcaaaaacaacatttaattaattaatttgtattagtaGGTTAATACAATATTGTCCAGATTTTAGAGAACTTcgacaaaaatacaaatctgataagaataatttatacaaaatgatACAGAACTTGTGCAAAAATCTAGTCTTGTTCATACATTAGTAAACTCACACTAACAGATTAAATTAGTTAACCACAAAGTGGCAAGTCActtgattaaataaaattacacttTATTTACAATCATTGAGAATAATCTAAaaacaactggcaacagcTGGCAATTAATCAGTGTGACCGTCAGTTCAATTTCATAATGTActattttaagtaaatatacCGGCAGCACTATTTGGAATAATAATCTTAGCTGtcaaaacttaatttattgtacatttcgctttttattacaaatacaagtaaaaataactttcaccttttattgataaataacacatgtacataaatacttataataaaaaatactgcatCTAATCCAAATTTCCCCTATGAACTGCTCCTCACGTGGTTTGGAACCACGCTAATAATATGAGAACAGTTGAAAAAAAATTCACAATAAACCACTAGCAATGACTGGAACCCTTCACCGTTTTAGAGCGACTGGACTATAATTCAACGGAATCCAGTTCAAAAAGATCTTCTAATTCTTGCACAGTTTGATTGTTGTGTTTAAAACCCTTAAGCCACGTTATATATTTCTCAGGAATTTCGCTCTCCATGGCGCCCTTTACCATAACCCGCAAATAAGTCTTCGAGGGCTGCCGATTTAAGGGCACTTCGTGAGACGGCAAATCACGGACGTTTCCTTTTGGCTCCTTTGTTATCACATAAAGTCGAGCTGGAATCTCTTTGTCATTGCTGCGCAGCTTTACCTTGACACTGACAGGTCTATATCTGCCGAGATGCACACCTTCTTGGCTAGAAATAAAGAATTCCAGACatgtattttctatatatCGATTTCAAGAAGCAACTAACTTGTCCAAGTCAGGCAGGTTAGCCAGGTCGATCTCCCAAAGTGTGCCCCAGGTTTGCATTCCAAGTGTGGGCACAGCGGTGGCCACTGCTCCCTTCCAGAATTTACTGGGCAAACTGAAGTCGACAcgataattatttaataaggCGGCACCCAGAAATTTCGCAGATGGGTTTTTGATGTAAATTCGCTTGGCCAACATGTTGCTGCCAAAGCCGAAATAAAAGAACTTATCGCCATGCACCTCAGGCAGTTGTTGCAGAAGGCTTAGTCCTCGTATCTGACTCACGCCGCACAAAGCCATAACCAAAACATTTAAAGCGCTTAGTGCTCTCATATCGGTCAATTTGGAAACCAGTTAGATTATGTAAAGTATGACAAGCTTAAAGATACAACTGAAATAGACACAAACATTTATTCAGCAAAATTGTAAATAGTCTCTGACATTGTTTTCAAAGATGTTCAATGACATCCTAACTTGCGCTATGATTAGAGAACGGCACACTAAATTAGATTATGAGCTATTTTCACAAAAGTATTTGTACTACTGTTcctcattttcaattttaaaacgCCACCGATTGCAGCTCAAGAATCTCTTCCAAATGTTGCACAGTTTGATTATTGTGCTTAAACTCTGTCAGCCAAGTAACATATTCTTCAGGAAGTCTGCTCTCAATCGCCCCCTTGACAAGCACTTGGAGGTAGGTCTTCGAAGGTTGTCGATCCTCAGGAACTTCACTTGGTGGCAAATCGTGAACATTGCCTTTCGGTTCATTTGTTATTACATAAAGACGTGCTGGAATCTCTGGGTCATTGTTTTGCAGTTTCACTCGTACGCTGACAGGTCTATACCAGCCAAGATGAACACGTTCTTGGCTAAAAAGATATCGAACAACTCATTacctatatttatataatatatcaaatatattaataacacTCACTTGTCTATGTCCGGCAAATTGACCAAATCGATCTCCCACAACGAGCCCCAGGTTTTAGCACCCTGTGAAGGTACTATCGTTGCTACTGCTCCCTTCCAGAACTTAGAGGGCATGCTGAAGTCGACACGATAATTATTTAACAAGGCGGCACGCAGAAATTTTGCAGATGGGTTTTGAATATGAATGCGCTTGGCCAACATATTGCTACCAAATCCAAAATAGTAAAACTTATCGCCATGCACCTCAGGCAATTGTTTCACAAGGTCTAATCCATATATCTGACTCACTTCGAAGAGAATGATGACACAAGCAATAAGAGACTTCATATCGCTGACTTTACAAATCAGGTTTTATGTTAGgttaacaaaaatatgtttctgCTTTGACACAACCTTCTCAACGTTCAAGCAAACGTAAACTGCGCAGATTCAAATTTGATCAACAACATTGAAGTCATCGAAATTATGTCTGACCTATTTTTAGTAATACAGAACAAAGTGATGATAAGCTAAGATGCAATAATGTCGCACACATTTTGTGAGCTATTTTAATCGTCATCAACAACGTGTgagtatttctatttttacaCTACACATTTACAACTGAACCGATTGCAGCTCGAGAAGTTCCTCCAAATGTTGCACTCTTTGATTGTTGTGTTTAAATCCTTTTAGCCAAGTAACATATTCCTCAGGAAGCCCACTCTCAATGGCTCCTTTCACAAGCACTTGGAGGTAGGTCTTCGAAGGTTGTCGATCCTCAGGAACTTCACTTGGTGGCAAATCGTGAACATTGCCTTTGGGTTCATTCGATATTACATAAAGACGTGCTGGGATCTCTGTGGCATTGTTTTGCAGCTTCACTTGCACGCTGATAGGTTTATACCAGCCAAGATGAACACGTTCTTGGCTAAGAAGGCAATCGAATATTTAATACGCATTATaatcaaatgtgtgtgttgaacTCACTTATCAATGTCCGGTAAGTTGGTAAGATCGATCTCCCATAAGGTGCCCCAAGTCTTAGAACCAGGTGACGGAACTATAGTGGCCACTGCTCCCTTCCAGAACTGACTGACCAAGCTGAAGTCGACGCGATAATCCTCCAAGAGTGCAGGACCAATAATCTCAGCTGTCGGATTCTGGATGTGAATTCGCTTGGCTAACATGTTGCTCCCAAATCCATAGTAATAAAACTTATCGCCGTGAACTTCTGGGAGTTGCTGAACATCCGAATTGACTCCAGTCAATGCGATGATTGCTAAGAGCAGCGGAatattttgattcatttttaaattttgttttttaggtTTAGATGAACTTGAACGTTCCAAGAACATTTGCAAAGTGCGACTATGCTAAGCTTGCTGACTTTCAGCTTGCGCTTCATATCAGCAAATtgacatatatttttattaattagcATTCTATTATATTCTACGCTTTCTTAGAAAGGGAACGCAATACACTTTTGAAATGTGGGGAattcaaataaagaaaaaagtttAGTAACTAAAGTTTTGAATAACTTTTTGCTTGCTGTTAATAACCACTTGATTTATACCATTCTATTGTTCGGTCGTTAAAATTTTCTCGTCACCATATTTGTAAGAATACTTCtcttccctttctcttttaGGGCATTCGTCAgtctatttataaaaaaatttagttGATCAGATAATCTAGACATTCtatataaatgcatatttgtaAATGTATGGCTATTTGCATTAGGTGGATTAATATTCATGACAAAGGCAAGTAAAAAATCTCTACAAGAGAGTGTTTGACTACGAGATACCCTGTGAACATTAGATTGGTTCGAGTATAATTGATGTTATGTAAAAATGgattaacaaatatattttgtattgtttgtgttttaataCATAATTTTACATAATGAGTATAGAATATCttctaaatttcaaataaaaatcatctcaatttatatttagtcaatattaaaaatatattcttatcTACTTATCTTTTGTGTCTAGCTTTTATGTCTTTTCTGACACAGGGTATAAAACTGATGCGCTTTATGAAAATCAatgttcaattatttatgaCAAGTCACACACTTGTTTTTTCCATTCCTTTTAGAATCGTTTGTATCTCGATatgatttgtattttattttcatgtttttcttattatcGTTTCTATGGCCATCGATTGgccttatttattttcaattatatttcaattataatttataggcttttatgtttgttgttgttaattttttgtttgcttcgcAATTGATTGTGAAATATGCTGTTTGtgtttcctttttgctttgagatttttacatattttttcaaaattcaatttttagcAATCTTTTTAATTGGTATTTGATAGCATACAATTTGTATTGAATTAATTAGCAATGTCTGAATATGTTGAACTCAGTGAAGTAGGCTAAAAGAAGATGacaagaaaatattaaaaattcctttaaataataaagactTCTGAAGTGCTTAAGAAGATGTTTAAATTAAGGCAAACAACTTATTTTGAATGACAAATTACAGCGCTGTCGTTATTATTCGCAAAGCAACCCTCGCATAACTATCATTAAGCGAAAGTTATGCTTCACCCATTCAATATTGAGACTTTTGTTTTATGGAGCGACAATGTTGTCTCACCAACCGACAATTATTTTGACAGCTATTCGGGTTCAGCTCGATGACTGTCAGCCATGTATTTGCTATTTTGCTATTGGCATTAGTATTGGCCATCAATTGGCTGGGGCGCCACTAgtcacttgccacttgccacacacagcacgctttatgtttgtgtgtgggcaATAAGCGAGCGACCCAccaatacaaacaaaacataaattgtaACGAGCTTGTCGACCATCGACGTCGACGAAGGCGACGTTAAATACCAACGACGTCATTATATAATTGACTTCATGATGTTTTGCCGTCTTGCAGTTTATCACCGGGTTGTCAGTGATAGCCATAATGATAGCGACATGCAGCTGACTAACTTGACTGACTAACAATGATGTTGTCGCTCGTTAAATGGGGTGCCGAGCATTCATCCATCAATTCAGCTGCCAAGCGACAACAGTCTGTGGCAaccacatggcgtatgcgtaattatTTTTGACTTGACTGcacagttgtgtgtgtgggtgagtgctccaataataataataattgcaattgcaatcgaAATTCATAAATGCATCATGCATTACACATTTTCAAGCTGACCTAATGCATTCATTCAATTGTATTTGCCTCAAAATTTGCATcttgtaattaattattaattatacgTACATTCGAAAAGGGGAAACGCGAATGGGAGCAGTATTTGTATGTGAGCCACCcctcattttaattaaattatttgcattgaaGCGAGAGCGTACACTTTGATTATGCAAAAGGTGTTAAAAGCGGGCAAATCATGCCgagaataatattaaataatttcatgtGGAAAGTGGCGTTGATTGCTGTCAGACGGCATCAGGACAACTCTCGTCTTGTATTCTCCGCACACAACTGACTGAGTCCCTCTGTAGCATAACttatggcatatttttttttattccattcggtttttaattttttcgttAAGCCtgcaaaacatattttaccgGTGCACATAATTTTTGCACGCAAATATTTGCGAGACAGACACGCGTCAACCTGACGAACTTTTCTACAGACGCAAAGTTGGCAGTTGAATTGCCAAAGTTTgtacactcactcactcacgcacacacacacacacatgtgaggGAGGGGAACGCCATGCCCCTAGACACTTTCCCTTCCCCTGGTGGGGGCGCTGTCAGCACAAATCAAACATCCCGACTTTGCCGAGCCAGCTGAGAactttgtttatatttgcTATGCTTAAATTGATTACGATATTCTCTCAAGAGTTTATAATTATACACTACCTCAAAAGTGGGGTATATGCActtttacattaaatttaacattgattaattaattgacTTTGCAAATAATTGTATGCTTCTTAACTTGATAATAAGATAAGCATTCTTTTAAtgattaaatttgaattttgaatcaTTTCTCCATCACTGCTTCGCATCAGCTCTTCGACTCACCGAAAGTGTATCaagtttttgttatattttttgccAGAGATATGCTTAAGTGCAGAAATTTAATCCGTTTACTTGGGGAAATTTTGTGCTCGTGGATTGtggatttttggttttgtggcTCAATCATTTTAATGGCAGTATCATGTTAGGCCTTGTTGAAAATGTATCTCCTAGATACAAAAACgtagatacacacacacacacacacacacacacatgcagcgagagaaagagagagagagacacatacacatagtATAAAAAAAGCTTTTGCTTTCACTAACGCAAATCTGATTTAAAGATGTGAAATTGGTTTGCTTGCACCAtcaatgaatgaatttaaaattgtattaaaaattgtgcaaaaaagcaaatatttgtatttatgtgcattatttatttccattaTTTGGTtactcgttttattttttgttgcgcttTCGTGTACTTGTTCATTTAGGTAAAATGATTGCTTTACgctttgttaaatattttattcacttGCGCCCACATTATGTTGGTTGAAATAACGCAaaagtaaatgcaaatataaattgtataattttaatttatgtaaatactCGCTTATTGTATAAATGCCTTAATTGCTCAAAAAGCGcgattaaaatgttaaaatatttataaaatcaagCGCTTAACTCAATTATGAAATTGTCAGCCATGTTGTTGTGGTAATGCTTCCATATCTGTGTAATCACATGAATGAAATCGCACAAAGAGAGCTTTGTTTGTGCTCAAAACTTTCAACATTTATGACAGTACAAATTTCGAATAATATTGATATAAGGATAGGTAGCAATATTTGAGAAATACTGTTTCCTCTTTCAGTCAAGTAAACACTCATCAGTCAACACCTCTAAAAATAGCcatctttatatatttttagaaattcgATATCCTTATGTAAAACCAATTGCAAAGTGATAtgcaaaactttaaaataataataaaaaaaaaaatatataaaacaaacatgcCAACTTGTAGATATTTTCAGACATACATCAGCTAAAGATAAAGAGTTTTCGCATGGGAATGAAACGCGCGGAAGTGGAAAATCCATTTATCATTTGTTGTGTGTCCACAGTGTGTgttggagtgtgtgtgtgtgtgtgacaggaGAAAGGCAGTCGATAATATTtgcaaacccaaaaaaaaaaactagcgCGTAACAAATATGCAAGTAGTCAGTTGTGAAAAGGGACAGAAGACGCGATATTATTCCAGTGTCAAGGCGAAAGATGAATGTGAATAGCCCAGCAGGAATGGGAGGCATGAAAAGTGCCGTACTTTCCACATCTCgcgatatattttaaattgtttcattgcatgtatttcaaaatgtaaaatattgaatCAATAGAAACATCTTCGATCATTTCTGAAGAAGATAGATTAAATACATAGATACATTAAACGAAATTCAGTTCGATTTCACAGGATACACGAGAGATGAGTGCCAATAGACCAGTAGTAATGGAAGGCATGAAAAGTGCATAACTTTCTACATGATGAGTAACAATATAATCttgtatatatttcaaatgtaaaaaaaaagaaaaatcttaCGCACTTTTCTGAAGAATATTGTTAGATAAAACGAACCTCAGTTCCATTTCACAGCACAATTAAGGCAGATTCTATATGAATATCAGTAGGAATGGAAGGCATAAAAAGTGCAGTATTCTACACAAGACATGTTACATTCTTCTcaaattgtatgtatttaaaatatgaaagatGGGATCCATAGAAAAATCCTAAGCAGTTTTCTAAAAAAGATTGTTAGATAAATTGTTGAAAGCAACTTTTTAGCGAACTTCAGTTCGATTTTGCTTCACATTGAAGGCAATACTCCCACCTATATATGAGACACTCTATACACATGTGTTTGACATAATTTCCCGCTGTGACCTTACTTtgcacacacccacacacacacacacacaaagactTGTGTGTTAACGTATGTTTAAGGATGTATTTTGTGGATGCTTCGTTGCCCGCATTGTTTGCATTGACTGCCGATGACTGTGATCATTTGTGTGCTCATGTGTGCGTGAAACCCTGCCAAGATACGACACACCGTACGACACACAACAATGACATGAAAATGGAGCTATTTTGTAGATGGAGGAGTCACAAGTATATACTATaccatatatactatatgtatatgctaTAGCTGGCAAATTATTGTATCCCATGTCTATGTCGATGAGAATGATGCCAGCCGAAACAGTAAGACCAACAACTTTAGGCCTAAgcatatttgaatattcatGTGAATATTCAGCTTGCCTGAATGATTGCGGAATTTCCAGAGACGGTGACGGTGACTGAAACCCAGAGCTGAGGGCTTTGCAATGATGCGAGTAAAGCCggtttaaattgcatttaattgggTATCGAATGGATGTGCAGCAAGTGTGTAAATTCGAGCAATTAACAGGCAATTGACAGGTGAGAAGTTTGTGTATCCCATAAGATAGAATAATAGCTTGTCAAACTCTGGCATCTTTTCGTTCTATATTCATAGTGTAAACATTGTCATCATTTCTTTCGTTATACTTGCCTCCAGCGATGCAAAACAACTCTGGGAACAGCCTTAAAGTACTCAGCATAATGGTAACTGCATATGACCCAGGGAAGAAGCTTATAATGTTGTGCGATGCTGTCTGTTTGGCGAGCAAACATTGTGGTTGTCTGCTGCAATATTAATAAGTCAGCTGCAAAACCATGCGAcggttaattaattaaaaaactagCTCTCCTTAAGGGGCTTCACGCTGTTCCATTAAATGAAAGCCAAACATTAAATGATGAACCCTTTTCTCACTAGCATTTTTCTCTACTTATCTCCATTAACTTGTTCAACTGTTTAGCTGCTTCTCGCGCATGTCTTCCAACTTGGTTCCTTTAGTTTTGCTTGGATTGATGGACACATAGCAAAGGATAAGCGCAGCTCAGTCTGTGGAGCACCAAGTACCAAGTGCTTGAAATCTGCGCTCCTGACAAGCCCAACTGACAGCTGTCCTGTTTAGCCTCAACTTATGCAGTCGACAAACTTTAGTTAAAGTGTTATAAGCCATTTTACCGCAAGTCAGTTTATAGCTTGATTTGGCGCATACTTCTTGACCTGCATTAAGCAGACTAATTAGAATTAGATTTCCTTAAATATACACCTATTTATTATCCAGAAAGAAAGTAGAAAGAGGAAAACATGACAGATTCATATGaatatagatttttatataatatattcctCATCAATATCAACAgaagataataaaataactttttaaaattagCACCTAATTTGTCATCATCGACTGATTTGAAATGTTAATcagaaaatttataaatattgaaacaaataaaagataaGTATTGaacttaaattattatactttttacaaatttcaagCCTTTATTTGTTTCCAGTTGTATTATCAGATTTTCATTAATGTAATGCTTCAAACAGATTTACGAGCTGACAAAACATgttatgattttatttcaatacTTGCGAATAACacaatattcaaaattcaataGAGGAAAAAGCAATTGCCGCTGGTTGTTCTCGATTCATCTTGAGGTTGCTTCAAAGTTTGTTTAACTTTAGACtcctgttgttattgctgttaaTCAAAATGTTAGCGAGCCACAAGCTGAAACTTGTGACTGACGTTACTTGAGTTTAACGATTGTAATATGtgtatttaaagtattattttctttaactaTAAAgttttactattattaatttttatattagtaACAACTAGTTCAAATCTTATGATTACTTGAGCTATAGCATCTCTGACTCCTTAATTTCATTAAGTTATTAATATTACGCTTTAGCTCTTTAGTGTAAGGCAGGCAAACAAAACTGTGTTCCATGTGAAtaagttaattaataaattattacatGTGTTACACAAAATTTACAAGCAGCAAAACCAAATATCATAACATATCTTGGctttgtatacatatgtactatgtGTTAACAGCTGCAAAATATAATGACTTATGTAAACAAATTGGAGTCTGAACTTAAATCTCGGACTCTCTTGGGCGAATCATCATTTTGACGGAGCTTAAAGAGTTGTAGCCCTTCCAGTTGTACCACCAGATACTTTCCATATTTACCACTTGCGAGTCAAAGTATTTGCCAAAAAGATTACTGtgaataacaaaacaaagttATATTCCATTCTTTCAATGACTAATGTGTTAATTTACCTATTGGCATATAAATTGAACCATCCGCCACTTGAGTAGTATTTCGCACAGTTTCCATACGACCACTTATCGTTATCCCAGTCGAAAGTTGTGAATTTATCTCGAAGATTATATCGTAACGCATCTCCAGCATTGCCCGAATACAATCCCAGAGACTTCAGTCTATAATCATCTTCATCGCTGCCTATGATAAAATTATCATAGTGAGCATAGCGAACGTGATTATGGAAATCCATAAGCTCAATGCGCAACTCAAAGCGCTCCGACGTTGTCATCTGATGCAATGCCTCCAATCCAATGAAGAACTCTCCCTGCAGCTTACCAAAACCATTGCGATAATCAGACCAGTTCCTATAAAAATTTTCACTACCATTGAATCGTCTCTGAACCACAGTCCAACCACCTTCATCGCATAGTACCTTAAGTCTGCCAACATTGGGAACCTTTAACTCATGAATTGATTTCTCATAAAGAAGacaatttgttggcaattctTGTACACTCAATTCCTTCGTCTGATTAGCATTATTCTCATTCGCTAACACCTGAACCAAAGCAGCTGATTTTTCGTCGGGGTTTTCGGGACATGTCTTTTGCTCCAGTTCCTTAATGAGATCATCCTTCTGTTGGATCGTCTCATTGCACAAATTCTCATTAGTCTTAAGATGCGCTAACTGATTCTGCAATTCTAAAATCTGCTCATCCTTAGATTGGACCAGATTTTCATAGTTGTCAAGTTTAGTCTTTGTTTCCGCAATGTTCTCCAGAATAGGCTTCAGCATTTTGAAACAATAACCATCGCATTGATTACTCGTTTCTAcaattttctataatattataaatgaattttggtTTAAATCGTTTAATCTTCTACGAATTCGCAATGCTCACTCACATAATTTACATTATTGGAATTGCTTTTTGGCGTCACAAACCcgataagcaacaacaactttaaaaTCATCACGTATTTAATTCTCATTTTCGTCTCGTTCTCGACTGCGTTTGTAAGTAAACTAAAGTAGAGTCTCAAATGCCAGCTACATATAACGAAATAAATGGACTTTCTTATCGCAAACTGTTTACATTATGTATTCTTTTTGTTGAGCTCGTATTTGATTCTGTAAAAGTAATTGAACCCAGTCTTAAAACATCCGGCAGCAGCAAAGATCGGGAAAGAAGGCGATTCAAAATTCCAAGTGATTCAAAacagaaaacgaaaattgtattttctaCAAGTGATATACCCTCTTAAAGTGGAACAAAGCAGGTATTAACATATGTTTATAACTAGCCGAATACTCAAAGTATATTTACATTAGTTTAAGTATCTAAGTTATCCATGTTAAGAGTCTAGAGATTGTAATAGTAAAGTTCTAGTGGATTTAAATAATGTTTCatataactaataataataataatcatgcTATGtggatttattttatattttgaatacatagCATCACATGCTTGCTACACGCAGGTCAgtttttttagatttatttatagaatgaCGCAGTTGA of Drosophila nasuta strain 15112-1781.00 chromosome 3, ASM2355853v1, whole genome shotgun sequence contains these proteins:
- the LOC132789636 gene encoding gamma-glutamylcyclotransferase-like isoform X1, which codes for MNKTRFLHKLSIVMNKFFYFGYGSNMLAARMHIRNPSAKRIGVGKLKNYRLDFHYDGKDNSWNGAPATIVPMEGAQVFGTIWEVDQCHLKSLDEQEGVSYGIYAPINVTVDSLNDKRNIECRVYHLCDQPKTDVHGLNCNEEATFCRLPSTTYLKVIVKGAEETGLPSEYIKWLKQIRHNDNHVHEMESKLELAEVKLAEAISKVSCDRLAFNSVKG
- the LOC132789636 gene encoding gamma-glutamylcyclotransferase-like isoform X3 codes for the protein MNKTRFLHKLSIVMNKFFYFGYGSNMLAARMHIRNPSAKRIGVGKLKNYRLDFHYDGKDNSWNGAPATIVPMEGAQVFGTIWEVDQCHLKSLDEKVFPMASMHR
- the LOC132792253 gene encoding gamma-glutamylcyclotransferase-like, which produces MRALSALNVLVMALCGVSQIRGLSLLQQLPEVHGDKFFYFGFGSNMLAKRIYIKNPSAKFLGAALLNNYRVDFSLPSKFWKGAVATAVPTLGMQTWGTLWEIDLANLPDLDNQEGVHLGRYRPVSVKVKLRSNDKEIPARLYVITKEPKGNVRDLPSHEVPLNRQPSKTYLRVMVKGAMESEIPEKYITWLKGFKHNNQTVQELEDLFELDSVEL
- the LOC132792254 gene encoding gamma-glutamylcyclotransferase-like, whose translation is MKSLIACVIILFEVSQIYGLDLVKQLPEVHGDKFYYFGFGSNMLAKRIHIQNPSAKFLRAALLNNYRVDFSMPSKFWKGAVATIVPSQGAKTWGSLWEIDLVNLPDIDNQERVHLGWYRPVSVRVKLQNNDPEIPARLYVITNEPKGNVHDLPPSEVPEDRQPSKTYLQVLVKGAIESRLPEEYVTWLTEFKHNNQTVQHLEEILELQSVAF
- the LOC132792252 gene encoding gamma-glutamylcyclotransferase-like, whose product is MFLERSSSSKPKKQNLKMNQNIPLLLAIIALTGVNSDVQQLPEVHGDKFYYYGFGSNMLAKRIHIQNPTAEIIGPALLEDYRVDFSLVSQFWKGAVATIVPSPGSKTWGTLWEIDLTNLPDIDNQERVHLGWYKPISVQVKLQNNATEIPARLYVISNEPKGNVHDLPPSEVPEDRQPSKTYLQVLVKGAIESGLPEEYVTWLKGFKHNNQRVQHLEELLELQSVQL
- the LOC132791109 gene encoding microfibril-associated glycoprotein 4-like translates to MRIKYVMILKLLLLIGFVTPKSNSNNVNYKIVETSNQCDGYCFKMLKPILENIAETKTKLDNYENLVQSKDEQILELQNQLAHLKTNENLCNETIQQKDDLIKELEQKTCPENPDEKSAALVQVLANENNANQTKELSVQELPTNCLLYEKSIHELKVPNVGRLKVLCDEGGWTVVQRRFNGSENFYRNWSDYRNGFGKLQGEFFIGLEALHQMTTSERFELRIELMDFHNHVRYAHYDNFIIGSDEDDYRLKSLGLYSGNAGDALRYNLRDKFTTFDWDNDKWSYGNCAKYYSSGGWFNLYANSNLFGKYFDSQVVNMESIWWYNWKGYNSLSSVKMMIRPRESEI